In Listeria monocytogenes, the following proteins share a genomic window:
- a CDS encoding D-alanyl-D-alanine carboxypeptidase PBPD2: protein MKIHKLTWVLLMGLLLLSSCSTKQPNLYLSANAAAVYSVENGKPLYEQNADKVMPIASLSKLMTAFLILEAVDNNELSWDETLDLVRLDDPSAVSLYAITQKRTWSVRDLYNAMLTMSANDAAETLGDRLDGADFPKEMNRQATKLGMSSRTNFVSASGLDVDGKTAVSTTKDLFLLSSKLISTHPEVLETTSKPTVTTDEGAKLESTNDLLGSIQGLDGLKTGFTDEAGYCFIGTAERGGKRVISIVLDAGTAEKRFKDTEKLMEVGFKGL from the coding sequence ATGAAAATACATAAATTAACTTGGGTGCTATTAATGGGGCTATTACTGCTCTCATCCTGTTCCACGAAGCAACCAAACCTATACTTGTCAGCAAATGCCGCCGCGGTTTATTCAGTCGAAAATGGCAAACCATTATATGAACAAAATGCCGATAAAGTAATGCCAATCGCAAGTTTAAGCAAACTAATGACAGCTTTTTTAATTTTAGAGGCTGTGGATAACAATGAATTATCGTGGGATGAAACACTTGACCTTGTTCGATTGGATGATCCTTCCGCCGTCTCTCTTTACGCGATTACACAAAAAAGAACGTGGTCCGTCAGGGATTTATACAACGCTATGCTCACCATGTCTGCAAATGACGCCGCAGAAACACTTGGGGACCGTTTAGACGGAGCAGATTTTCCAAAAGAAATGAATAGACAGGCTACAAAATTAGGCATGTCGAGTAGAACCAATTTTGTCAGTGCTAGCGGACTGGATGTTGACGGGAAAACGGCTGTTTCCACCACAAAGGATTTATTTTTGCTATCATCTAAATTAATTTCCACTCATCCTGAAGTGTTAGAGACAACTTCCAAACCTACCGTCACCACTGATGAAGGCGCCAAACTCGAATCCACGAACGACTTACTTGGTTCGATTCAAGGGTTAGATGGGCTGAAAACTGGTTTTACCGATGAAGCCGGCTATTGCTTTATTGGAACAGCGGAACGCGGAGGAAAACGTGTGATTTCGATTGTTTTAGATGCAGGAACCGCGGAAAAACGATTTAAAGATACGGAGAAGCTGATGGAGGTTGGATTTAAAGGACTATAG
- a CDS encoding DUF4303 domain-containing protein — translation MTTNREEEDNMKVDTQKIVNFAIEGVEKFLQENPELTYYAFAFDCNAEYAEINLCVNTEKAFAETLARYQNGKYGENYQTEEEIQELKYNTGDWKYQCFDTFYVFSEEELTAIFNQIYPNEVDDDYQAWEVYVNELLVTFTESIIKFSETKTFEKINKTADFKFYCIDHDEEVADSMTRMKLLQEK, via the coding sequence ATGACAACAAACAGAGAGGAAGAGGACAATATGAAGGTGGATACACAAAAAATCGTTAATTTTGCAATTGAAGGGGTGGAAAAGTTCCTACAAGAAAACCCTGAGTTAACATACTATGCTTTTGCATTTGATTGTAATGCGGAATATGCTGAGATTAATTTATGCGTAAACACGGAAAAAGCTTTTGCTGAAACGCTGGCACGTTATCAAAATGGCAAGTATGGTGAAAACTATCAAACGGAAGAAGAAATCCAAGAATTGAAATACAATACAGGCGATTGGAAATACCAATGTTTCGATACATTTTATGTTTTTAGTGAAGAAGAGCTGACCGCTATTTTTAATCAAATATACCCTAATGAAGTCGATGATGATTATCAAGCATGGGAAGTATATGTAAATGAGCTGCTAGTTACTTTTACAGAAAGTATCATAAAATTTTCGGAGACAAAAACTTTCGAAAAAATTAATAAAACAGCGGATTTTAAATTTTACTGCATAGATCATGATGAAGAAGTGGCAGATTCCATGACACGAATGAAGCTTTTACAAGAAAAATAA
- a CDS encoding SMUG2 DNA glycosylase family protein produces MTENTTIAKRILQFNEALANSSFDLPEGYCTVNPYSGDQSELVQKITTAFYQKYYNDTKPRRIILGSSPARRGSAVTGVPFEDAKHLQNETGIFIDKFYINQSSSDFLYDVMTEYGGCEAFYTDFYMNFVCPLGIVRMNAKGNEVNCNYYENKKLQEALRPFILESLQNQIDCGIDTSVCYCIGSGENFNFLSKINDEHHFFGTIIPLEHPRFIMQYNSKNKDVYMEKYLCALKNQ; encoded by the coding sequence ATGACTGAAAATACAACTATTGCTAAACGGATATTGCAGTTTAATGAGGCGCTTGCGAATAGTTCGTTTGATTTGCCGGAGGGGTATTGCACCGTTAACCCATATTCTGGTGATCAAAGCGAACTAGTGCAAAAAATAACGACAGCATTTTATCAGAAATACTATAATGATACTAAACCTCGCCGGATAATCCTTGGAAGTTCTCCCGCGCGGAGAGGTTCTGCTGTGACAGGCGTTCCTTTTGAAGACGCAAAACACCTTCAAAACGAAACCGGTATTTTTATTGATAAATTTTATATAAACCAGTCTTCCTCAGATTTTTTATATGATGTTATGACAGAATACGGGGGTTGTGAGGCTTTTTATACTGATTTTTATATGAATTTTGTCTGTCCACTTGGTATTGTTCGTATGAATGCAAAAGGCAATGAGGTTAATTGCAACTATTATGAGAATAAGAAATTACAAGAGGCACTGAGGCCATTTATTTTAGAATCGCTCCAAAACCAAATAGATTGCGGGATAGATACTTCGGTCTGTTACTGCATTGGCAGCGGCGAGAATTTTAATTTTTTATCGAAAATAAATGACGAGCATCATTTTTTTGGTACAATCATACCTTTGGAACATCCCCGTTTTATTATGCAATATAATTCTAAAAATAAAGATGTTTATATGGAAAAGTATCTTTGCGCTTTAAAAAATCAATGA
- a CDS encoding TetR/AcrR family transcriptional regulator translates to MARLSQEIILNMAEKIIYEKGMEKTTLYDIAGNLNVTHAALYKHYRNKEDLFQKLALRWLEETSREIFDWTQDAGQTPDDALHDWLWLLADTKKKRYKTDRKMFLLYTDYIEQNEELVKNHVAHLAQKAEEVSGRTNQGTAIITAFTYFHNPYFASRWEQAGYADLFEDVWQIVK, encoded by the coding sequence ATGGCGAGACTATCACAAGAAATTATTTTAAATATGGCAGAGAAAATCATTTACGAAAAAGGCATGGAAAAAACGACGCTGTATGATATTGCGGGTAATTTGAACGTCACACATGCGGCACTTTATAAGCATTATCGAAATAAAGAGGATTTATTTCAAAAATTGGCGCTACGTTGGTTAGAGGAAACTTCGCGGGAGATTTTCGATTGGACACAGGACGCAGGGCAAACACCAGATGATGCGCTTCACGACTGGCTTTGGCTCTTGGCCGATACTAAGAAAAAACGATACAAAACCGACCGAAAAATGTTTTTACTTTATACGGATTATATTGAACAAAATGAAGAATTAGTGAAAAACCACGTAGCCCATTTAGCACAAAAAGCCGAAGAAGTGAGCGGTCGAACGAATCAAGGAACCGCGATTATTACGGCATTCACTTATTTTCATAATCCTTATTTTGCAAGCAGGTGGGAACAAGCAGGGTATGCGGATTTATTTGAGGATGTTTGGCAGATTGTGAAATAA
- a CDS encoding SDR family oxidoreductase yields MTNKRVAFILGGSGGIGKAVVQKLVEQNFAVVVHYAGNKAKAEALVENIVKSGGEAISVGGDVADEAQMIHAFDFIESQFGGIDVVVNTAGIMKLSPIATLDMDEFDLIQRTNVRGTFVVSKQAALRVRNGGAIINFSTSVTRTSFPTYGAYVASKAGVESLTLILARELRGKDITVNAVAPGPTATPLFLTGKDDKTIDNLAKATPLERLGQPEDIAETVAFLAGPARWVNGQVIFTNGGLA; encoded by the coding sequence ATGACAAATAAACGTGTTGCATTTATTTTAGGGGGTTCTGGCGGTATTGGTAAGGCCGTCGTCCAAAAATTGGTCGAACAAAATTTTGCAGTTGTGGTTCATTATGCGGGTAATAAGGCTAAAGCCGAGGCGCTTGTTGAAAATATTGTGAAGTCTGGTGGAGAAGCGATTAGTGTTGGCGGCGATGTTGCTGACGAGGCGCAGATGATTCATGCATTTGATTTCATTGAAAGTCAGTTTGGCGGAATTGATGTTGTCGTTAACACGGCAGGTATTATGAAATTAAGTCCGATTGCTACTTTGGATATGGATGAATTTGACCTGATTCAGCGAACCAATGTCCGGGGCACTTTTGTTGTTTCCAAGCAAGCTGCCCTCAGAGTTCGAAATGGCGGCGCGATTATCAATTTCTCCACTTCAGTAACGCGAACCAGTTTTCCGACTTACGGGGCCTATGTTGCTAGTAAGGCCGGGGTTGAGTCGCTCACATTGATTCTGGCACGCGAGCTTCGTGGGAAAGATATAACCGTTAATGCAGTAGCACCCGGCCCGACCGCCACTCCGTTATTTTTGACTGGAAAAGACGATAAAACAATCGACAACTTAGCAAAAGCCACACCTTTAGAACGCCTAGGACAACCTGAAGATATCGCAGAAACCGTAGCATTTTTAGCCGGACCTGCACGCTGGGTGAATGGTCAAGTCATTTTCACTAATGGCGGATTAGCTTAA
- a CDS encoding MFS transporter: MNQVKGERHSLIVLLVLFIGYTSVYVDKYTIGISLVTVSQDLGFDPSQKGLILSAFFLGYTLFQIPMGYLNNRIGARPVLAVSIIIVGLFLVIFGFGYSLLFLVVIRFLSGALGHAGYPPSVSNYISLHIPLNKRGFAQSAMLASSGFAAFIGPLLIAQLLLSVGWRNTYYWIGIAVILIGFLILIVVPKAPKIDLNAQKEKIKVPFSELLKDKQLWILLLSALFINAANYGLTSWLASYLNEVRGISISEVSYISSLAGLCILIAGVVGGYFISRFFKGKEPIIIFAFCVLGAFAVYGVYLFEQLALSVICLCLCNIFLIMAFTTLMGLPHKLFQQSHIATKYAAINSGGVLGGFFAPMIIGDLVNATNSYQSAFLFLALTLLASGLIVLAIKKDQ, encoded by the coding sequence ATGAATCAGGTCAAAGGAGAAAGACATTCATTAATTGTATTACTTGTTCTATTTATAGGCTACACCAGTGTATACGTGGATAAATATACTATTGGAATTTCACTTGTAACTGTTTCTCAAGACTTAGGATTTGATCCAAGTCAAAAGGGACTGATTTTAAGTGCGTTCTTTCTCGGTTACACGCTTTTTCAAATTCCAATGGGGTATTTAAACAATCGGATTGGCGCACGACCAGTTCTTGCAGTATCAATTATTATTGTCGGGCTATTTCTTGTTATTTTTGGCTTTGGCTATTCCTTGTTGTTTTTGGTTGTTATTCGTTTCTTATCCGGAGCGCTTGGACACGCGGGTTATCCCCCGTCTGTCAGCAATTATATTTCACTTCATATTCCGTTAAACAAGCGAGGTTTTGCTCAGTCCGCAATGCTTGCTTCCTCTGGTTTTGCGGCATTTATTGGACCATTATTAATCGCACAACTGTTGCTATCAGTAGGTTGGCGCAATACATATTACTGGATTGGTATTGCGGTGATTTTGATTGGCTTTCTGATTTTAATTGTCGTACCTAAAGCGCCGAAAATAGACCTGAATGCTCAAAAAGAAAAAATCAAAGTACCTTTCTCAGAACTTCTGAAAGATAAACAGTTGTGGATTCTTTTGTTATCCGCGCTTTTTATAAATGCGGCGAATTACGGTTTAACAAGTTGGCTTGCTTCTTATTTGAATGAGGTTAGAGGGATTTCTATTAGCGAAGTGAGTTATATTAGTTCTTTAGCTGGGCTGTGTATTTTAATTGCAGGAGTTGTCGGTGGCTATTTTATTAGTCGTTTTTTCAAAGGAAAAGAGCCGATTATTATTTTCGCATTTTGTGTGCTTGGGGCGTTTGCGGTATACGGGGTGTATTTATTTGAACAATTAGCGCTATCGGTTATTTGCTTGTGTTTATGTAATATATTCCTAATCATGGCCTTTACAACGCTAATGGGATTGCCGCACAAGTTGTTTCAACAGAGCCATATTGCGACGAAATACGCGGCCATTAACTCAGGCGGAGTTTTAGGTGGCTTTTTTGCACCGATGATTATAGGGGATTTGGTAAATGCGACTAACTCTTATCAATCGGCTTTTCTGTTCTTGGCGTTAACTTTATTAGCATCGGGATTGATTGTTTTAGCGATTAAAAAAGACCAATAA
- a CDS encoding M20 family metallopeptidase, whose amino-acid sequence MRTKLMNMLQERKDEITQIRRHLHEHPELSFHEAETAKFIQDFYKGKDVEVATEVGNGHAVVVTIKGGKPGKTIALRADFDALPIEEQTDLPFKSKNPGVMHACGHDGHTAYLLVLADCLIQLKENIPGTIKIVHQHAEETPPGGAKSVVESGILDDVDQIFGIHVFPFGESGQVYYHSGYAMAGRTYFKLKIQGVGGHGSSPHMANDAIVAGAYFVTAIQTVVSRRLNPFDTGVITIGSFDGKGSFNVIKDAVELEGDVRYMNTENRDKMDAEIHRIVAGIEAMFGVTVELTYTNDYPPLYNDPAVTEQVVASLQKGVGEYLTGISEYDMLSGSEDFAYYLQKIPGVFFYIGAKPKNTSNAYFNHHPKFDIDEDALLVAAKSVADVVLDYYKLNG is encoded by the coding sequence ATGCGTACCAAGTTAATGAATATGCTTCAGGAACGAAAAGATGAAATCACTCAGATTAGACGTCATTTGCACGAACATCCTGAATTATCGTTCCATGAAGCAGAAACCGCAAAATTCATCCAAGATTTTTACAAAGGAAAAGACGTAGAAGTTGCAACTGAAGTGGGTAATGGTCATGCCGTTGTTGTAACGATTAAAGGCGGGAAACCGGGGAAAACGATTGCGTTACGTGCCGATTTTGATGCTCTTCCCATCGAAGAACAAACGGATTTGCCATTTAAATCTAAAAATCCTGGCGTAATGCATGCATGTGGTCATGACGGACATACTGCTTATTTACTCGTTTTGGCAGATTGTTTAATCCAACTAAAAGAAAACATCCCTGGAACGATAAAAATTGTTCATCAACATGCCGAAGAAACACCTCCCGGCGGAGCGAAAAGCGTTGTCGAGTCGGGTATTTTAGATGATGTGGATCAAATTTTTGGTATTCACGTATTTCCATTTGGTGAAAGCGGACAAGTTTATTATCATAGTGGCTACGCGATGGCTGGTCGCACTTATTTTAAACTTAAAATTCAAGGTGTTGGCGGGCATGGTTCGTCTCCACATATGGCGAATGATGCGATTGTCGCAGGCGCTTATTTTGTGACAGCCATTCAAACAGTAGTGAGCCGCCGTTTGAACCCATTTGATACTGGCGTTATAACGATTGGTTCTTTTGACGGCAAAGGTAGTTTTAATGTTATTAAGGATGCGGTGGAGTTAGAAGGCGATGTTCGTTATATGAATACCGAAAATCGTGATAAAATGGATGCAGAAATCCACCGTATAGTTGCTGGCATTGAAGCGATGTTTGGTGTAACGGTGGAACTAACGTACACGAACGACTACCCACCACTTTACAACGATCCAGCAGTAACGGAACAAGTAGTTGCAAGTTTGCAAAAAGGTGTTGGCGAGTACTTAACGGGCATTTCTGAATACGACATGCTTTCCGGATCAGAGGATTTTGCTTATTATTTACAAAAAATTCCTGGAGTCTTCTTCTATATTGGCGCGAAACCGAAAAATACTTCGAATGCTTATTTTAATCATCATCCAAAATTTGATATTGATGAAGATGCGTTGTTAGTTGCTGCCAAATCGGTTGCGGACGTGGTTTTAGATTATTATAAATTAAATGGATAA